The Labeo rohita strain BAU-BD-2019 chromosome 14, IGBB_LRoh.1.0, whole genome shotgun sequence genomic interval agtacagcccaaaacatgacataaaataaacagcaaaatatGCCAGTTTCCATTTGGTTGCGTGGGACTGTTTATGTTCTGTGCGATTGATGAtgtgtcgtgaaaacactctatactGCTACAACTTGAATCGATAATCGAACTGTTTTGCACATTATCGCAACCAGGTATTGTGCATTTATGTGACAAAGGCATAGCTAGCTGGCAAACTAAACCACTTAAGCTAATGCGCTTCAGTTATTTGGTGTGTTTGACTTGAAGCAGCGCTGTGCAGACCAACTGGGGTACTGCGTGAAAGTACCATGACAGCGATTTGAAAGCGTAAGGAGCCATCAGTCTGCACAGTGTTAGGGGAGGGCCATGTTCAGTGGCTCTATTGCATCATCAAGTCATGATTTTAGCCCTGtccaaaaaatcctgaacacGAAAATGGTGACTAACCGTTTAGCAATACAACTCCATGATTAAGTAATACATACTTAGTAGTCCACAGACTTTGTACCATGATTCAGCAAtgcatttctaacatttataatgcGTTTAGAAACAATTCTCTGAATTGACTATACACGGACATTAACTACGCAATTTACAAAATAGATGTACACACCATGATGTATATGCTAACCACAAAAAGCGAAAGCATTCCAAAAAGCTTTGGAACATGTGCTGCGGAGGCCATCAGCTGCTTGTCTTGCATGCCATGTTAATACCGTGACTATGGGTTTGGGCACATGGCCTGATGGCTCCACCAGTGTGGGGGTTTTGATTCTCTATCACTGATGTGGTATGTAATCCATTTACCCAGACCATCTGAGACCTGCGGCAGGAATTAACCACACCGTACTGCACATACTGCCTTCATTCACAGCCCAGGCAGTCAGTCACATGTCCCACCCCATATATCATCTCAGGGTGACTTTTGTAATAGCTCAACAACAGTCTGTAGAACCTGAAGTCTGTTCCAGGGTTTATATTTAACCAAGAGAGAAAAGCAAGAAATGACTAGCTGAGCCAAGGCCCGGTCTGTTATCTGACCTACTGACGAGATAAAAACCAAAGGAGAAGCATAGGAAATtcttggaaaaataaataataatgatttaaagaCAAAAGGCACAATTTTAAAGATCCTTACATGCTATCTTCACTCAAAGCATGAAAggaatgcacacacatacacatatgtgTCTAGATATGCTGTAGAAAGCACCTTTGGAATGTGAGCAAGAGGGCGTATTTTACTGTAATGAAGTTGATAGGGACTCTAGAGGCATTTTGTTGTGTTCTATGCCAAACAAGTCAGACCAGATGGATTGCCCTTCTTTTATCCGTCATAAACATGTTAAATTCCTTCCTTTTTTGCTGATTTTCAAAGAAAAGGCAACTGATTGAATTCACAGAAAGGTATTCTGCATTTGCTGAGTCATTAATTTGAAACTGTTAGTTTGAAGGTTATCTACCACCTTAGGAACTGACTGAAGAACTTCTGACCTGACCTACAGTCCAAAAGAGCAGGAGAGTGAGAGGGCCGGgctcaaagagagagagaaaaagagaaactgAGAGAACGAAAAAGCAGCATATCATTTAGGGGAGGAGTTTACATACTTCCTTCAGCAAAAGCTCTAAACTCATGCCACAAggacatacacgcacacacacatagacataCACACCCCTTGGCCTACAAGAGCATTACAGACTATGATGGTTAGTTTTAGTCAGTTTGAAAGGAACTTTTCGCCAACTTCACAGAGCACATACTGACAGATCTATGAGGAACGAACACACAGCCGGGAGTCAGCAGGACAGAGgtatgctctctctctctctctctctctctctctctcagagaCTAATGTGTGCGTGAGTGACTGTGTACTCAGCTGAAATTGCGGTGTTAATATATATCAAGGTTTAAGTGGAAGTAGGACAAGTGGTTgaattacagtatatttactttttaactagTTTTTGAGACTCCTGATTGGACATTATATACATAGTATACTTGTAGTCTCATTTGCTTTCTCTAACACTAtactactttttatttacttattttttcactAGCTATAGTTTTTAAGAACTTGTTTTTCACCTAGTTTAATAGTACCAGCATGTGCTGCTTGGGCTTAGGCGACATTCTAAACTTAGAGTCTAAACCCTTTACTCAGGTTACAAATCTACCCCGTTCTTTTCACTGACATGCACACACTGAGCCAGTAACCCAGAGAGACACTGCTAACTCCACCGTCTCCTGCGCATAGGACAGTTCAGCTTCTTTGTATCATGTTCAATAGCTAAAATGCTGCCAAGATACAACAGTTTAAGCTACTTACACAACATTGGGTGTATAGTTATCACTCAGCACTGACATCTgcatacatacagttgaagtcaaaagtttacatacaccttgcagaatctgtgaaatgttaattattttactaaaataagagggatcatacaaaatgcatgttattttttatgtagtactgacctgaaaaagacatttcacataaaaagagatttatatataatccaaaaagaaaataatagttgaatttacaaaaatgaccttGTACCTTGTATTAAGCgccaacttttgaatggaatgaggttgtgtacattttcctaaatatcttactgccctttagaagctacagaagatacttgcatgttccccagaagacaaaataagttaaatttaccctaacccttcaaattccaaaagttttcaccccccccagctcttaatgcatcgtttttccttctgaggcatcaatgagtccctcagttgtcctcaatgtgaaaagatggatctcaaaatcttacagtcattgttggaaagggttcaaatacacaaacatgctgaaaaaccaaagaatttgtgggacctgaaggatttttctgaagaacagcaggcagtttaactgttcaggaaaaacaagggactcatgaacaactatcaccaaacaaaaaaacacagctgtgtatcattcaggtaacaacaagaatcaagtgaatgtaaacttttgaatgaccctgtcatttttataaatttataaattcattgCAAAAAGGACTATCAAAAGAGCTCAGAGAGATGCTGTATGAGAGTTATGCTGACAAATGCCTCCTGGCTGTTTACAGCTGCTCAGACTCACAAGATCTCCACAGATTCAATTAGAATCTGACTGGGTTCTCTCTTTACAAAATACTAAGATGAGCAAGATTATTTTGTATAGATAAATACACTCTTTGTTAAGCCCTGAGACAGAGACAGTAGTGGTGACAGGGAAACACATTCAGTGCAGTTTAGATAATCAGGCAGTACATTAAAAACCGAGAAAGATTTATCAATAGGACTTCAGTATGCTAGACATTACGCTAAATACACATAATGCTAAAACAACGTGATGACAGAACTGTACAAGGATATACCTAAGGTTGCATGCTAAGAATCTAATTCTTAACATTcttaacaaaaactgaaatcaaataGCTGTTTGTGTTGTTCAATCATTAGTTCTCAAATGGGAGACCAGTAAACTTCCAAGAAACGTAGTGAACTGggcataaaaacataaaatattgctAAAAATGGTAATTTATAATTCATCCCCTCAACATGAGCAGATGTTGAAGATTTGCACTGCCAAATTCTGTCTTCAGAGATACTTTTTTAttcttcctttaaaaaaaacttaaaaaacagaCTAGTTGAACAGGGTAGGTAGGAAATTTAAGTCATGAAGAATGTCCTCATTTTCTCCgtacatttttttgcatctgCATAacttttaaactgatcaaaaacagctttggtacatatttatttatttggttttattaaataaaaaatgccttgaaatcagtatgattaaTTAGTATCAACAGCCCTtaaattctgtaaaaacatgaaaaaagctCTGCTTTACATTCACTCTATCTTCGCACTGATAGAAAGTGGCAGAAAGTAATGATGTCGAACATAAGTAGGGCTGTGCTTTTCTAAATTCCAGACATGTTAGAATAGCAAACCTGGAAATGTCAGCCCTAATATTACAACATCTAGTACAAAAGTGAAATTTAGCACCAGTAAACAAAAAGTTCCACATTTACTTGCTATGAGCAATGGCCACTGATTCACTAGGCCCTTTGTCCCTGTATACCAGCGATGTGAGAATGCTGCTGCTCTCGCTTTCCACAAGAACCCCTGGCACAAAGAGGCACTGACCAGCCCACACAAACATGCCAGCAGTGCTTCAGAGTGCTTCACTCATCTGCTGAGTGGACGCACAGAGGAAAGGGGAGAGTACGGAATAGATGGAAGTTAGAAATGAGCAGTAGAGAGAGTGCGGTTTATACAGGAGAGGAAAATGgaaaggaagagagagagggagaggagtGACTCCATCGATAAGTGGATCTATCGTCGCACTATTGAACCTGAATTTGAAGCCGGCTGCATACATCATGgcatgctgctgctgctactgcTGTCCTATTCCGTGCCTCAGAAACTGCTTCTTGTTTTCAGGTTGGTCCCACCCTGGCTTTCATAGATTTTTGCCATGAGAAGAAAGAGTAACTTTCACAGGGAGACATCACAGGGTTTCTGTCAGTCATGGGTAATAGATTTACCCATGAAGGTAATGCAGGATGTGTACTTCCCTTAGGTGGCAGTTTGTGTGCCTTGTTGTTGTACGTAATGCTGGGATTGCCTATTGTGACTAATTTCGTACTGTTGTTGCTGTGTGACCTACCGATatattgttttgctgcttgtgtgattttaaatcatttactaTCAGCTGTTGACTAATGACTGTATCAATTTGACAATACATGAGGGTTTGTAATGCAAGTGTCAGGCCAATTCAATATAATTTGCATGCCGCACATACCCTCCCTTTTATTTTGATCCATTTTTAGTACGTTCTTTTATTATTTGACTTGCTGTGCATTTAGTGTCAGTTTGATTAGGCATTTACCCTAAACGCTTCAGTTTGTTATATAACTAATTTAATAACATCCCCTAAACATCACCCTCCCTTTCAATAGCGATATCACCCGCTGAGCTCGATGCCTTATGGAATGACCCTCCATACGCTTTAGCAGCCGTCAGTGAGCTCTTTTCACCCAATGACGCCATGACAGCTGGTAAGAGGATTTCTTGATAAAGCATGAATGAATATTTGAATCTATATGTTAAGAGTTTTAGAGTTTCTATTAGAAATGTATGttgtgtttaataaattaaactaaacaacATCCTCTCTTTCAATGCACAAATCTGGGAAGGTCATACCCAGCCGGAGATGAGGAAGAAGCTATTATTTAAACCATCTGGCTGATATTTATAGAGCCATTATAATATGGCTTGCACTTCCTGTTTATGTCCGCAACCTTATGAGCTTGTAAACACAGCTCTGATATTTTTATATCTCCAAACACGCTAATTAGCACCAActgtatcatgtttttaaataactattgtATTCAGTGATGACCGTACATATTCAAACATGGGAAGTGCATAACTGCAAAGGGAACCTTATACTTGTCCTTTATTATTCAGTAATTGATTAGTCTTATCCCTCTTCAGTCAGTGTTGCTTTTCTGATTAATCATAAACTTAATCACAGTTATGAGGTACTACTAAAATTCACTGAACTACATACCAAATGCAGTTGCGTTCTGTAAAGCTGTGTTGACCCCAGTTTCCTTTGTTTTGCCATTGGAGATGAGGAAGCGGAGGCTGAGGCCGAGGTGGAGGCAGAAGGCATAAGCAGAGAGATTTACTGGAGGAGGAAGGAAACATTCAGCGGAAGCAGCACAGTATCTTCAGCCGGAGAACGCTTCTCTCCAGGTACCCGCACCATGGATATCTGTGTCCCATAGACCTGTGTGGAAATAATGGCCTCTTTCTTCATAATGGCCTTTAATGGCTACACTTCTCTCACAACTAATGCCAGACTACCTTAATGTGTACACTCACTCTAATGGTATGCCTTTAGTGATGTGGTCGCTCATAGTGCTGTTCctgcaaaaaaatcatattggTTTGCTAAGCGTACTATCATTGTGCTGTTGGACAGCAATAAATCACACCCTATAGTACATCACTAGAGCATCCCTGTTACTGCTAATGCAATTGATTATAAATCTTGGTTTCCTTATGGCGGATACTTATCTCCATTACCTTTTGCTTTTTGGagatgttgttttgttgtttagcGGGAGGCGACGATCTGGTGTAGCACCTGACGGTGCGCTTCAAGAGGCGTTGCGTACCAGACTCCGAGTAGTAGAAAGCAACAGCCAGGATGTTGTCCAGCTCTTCAAGGTCTGACCCAGAATTATTCATGCAAAACATGCACTGGCACCAGTGATGAACTTATTACTATTGATTACATAGGGTATTTTAATCTTCAGTACATTAAGTGACTGTTGATACATCCACACAGGATCTGTCTGCAAGACTGGTGTCTGTTCATGCTGAAAAAGACAGCTTTATCATCACCTTTAAGACCGTCGAAGAAATTTGGAAGTTCTCCACTTACCTGGCACTCGGTAAGTGTCAATGGAACTAACTTTCTGGCACTTCTATAGTATTATTCCTTGTGTGGTTTTAACTTAACAAGTATTGCTATTATATTCCAGGATATGTAGCAAGATGTCTTGAGAACTTTCTCTGTGACCAGTCGTTTTGGCTGGACCCTGCATTGCTAAGTGATGTGGAGATCTGTGTAACAGTGGATGAAGACCACTTAGCTACTCTTTACTTGGGACTTCTGTTACAGGAAGGTAATGAGCCTCCAGAACTTGCTGATTCTCACCTGTAACCACACACTAAATGGACAAATTGACAGAACAATCTATAGTTTTAAAGTCCACTACTGAAACACTGCTACTTAATCAATTCAGAGGTTTTTGTAATCTCAACATTTctttaagtttgtttacatacacaATATCTTGCTTCTAAGAATTTTGTTATAGCGTAAACCACCTCACTCGTACCAAAGTCCCTCCTGGACGTTCATAACTGTAGTATTTATCATAAACAATTACTTTTAAGTATCTACTTAAGGTCACAGCTCCAAGGCAGACATAACTATCTAAAAAAAGCATCAATGTCTGGGACAAACTGTTATGGGACAAACAAACGTTTTTTCTTTGATGTATGAATGAACTTGTTTATGAATCCACTTTAAAAGAAAGAGAGGTAGAGGTCTTccctcaagaaaaaaaaaatgtacaaaagttGCCACTGGGGCAGCAACTTTTCAAAAGGTAAAGGGAAgcccgggtattaagacttgtatggcttaatataacgcaaattatgtctcttactgaaatatacTGTAGAAAACCTCTGAAAGAtttacgtttaaaaaaaaaatcaacattgttTTACACAAATTTTGGATtatggggggtgccattattttgtTGATGTCAAAtagttgcactcggtgagctactggagTTACCTGGTGCTATTTTTACTTAAACACAAATTGAAATACACAAATGCCACATTttgcggcttttggttgtaattttcagtcgaagggcaacaagagaagcgatgtaagtttcactgctttcctagcgataagaagggGAGAAACAAAATGGGAaaatgcctgtggacgaataaaacatCCTAAAGAGCCACgtttttgttctctccactttagccctgatgcctttgaggcttttagtagaccacagctactgagaGCGCTTAaaacaaacggcagagacaagaaatgctagatgccatcctggcattatatccattgccacctgtaagctTTTTCAGTATCTGTGGTCATCGcatcagcattttattttctgagttgtgcaTTCCAAGTTGTGCTGCGGTAAAAATACCAAGAGGTAGCCCAATatctcacagagtgcaaccatttcacgtcatcgaaATAGTGGCACCCCCAGTAAacaaacgatgtggattttttaaattaacgtaaatctttcactGGTTTtcaactacatatttcagtaggatacataatttacattattttaagccatacaagtcttaagttccctttaaaagtacatattagtacttttgAAAGGGTACCACCCCAGTGGCGGCTTTTGTAGCTTATTTATGAGAGTGTAGAGAGGAACATGAAACAGGGATAGTTACCAAGAACATTTTCATTACTGTTTTAGGTACATTCTTTGCCAAGACTTTATATAACAGTGATTGcaaagaggaggaagaggagctgACCTACAGAAGGAATGACCTGGTCATGGTTAAAGACATAGGACAAGAGGCCATGTGGGAGGGTACGCTGCTGTCCACAGGCCAACATGGTCTAGTGCCTGTGCATGATATGCAGCCTCTGCCCTATCCGTTTTACCAGTGAGTGACACTGATTTTCTAAGCTCATGTAACCATGGGAAGTTTCGTGGGAACTGAGAAGAAGGAGTTGTAACAACAGATTTGTTTGGCAGAATGACTACTTCTGTTCTACACTTACTCTCATggaaaaacatactgtatactGTTTCATGGTTATCCCTGTTTTTTATAGGTGGTTTCTTAAGAAATATCCCGGAAATGCAGGAGGGATTCCAGTTACAGAAGGCCTCTTCAATCATCCTGTTGGTGAGATTCTCCTTAAGCATCTAGAAACCCATTTCTTGCTGAAATACTGTCAGCTGAGTTTGACCCAGAATATGTGTTTAATTACTAGTCCCTCATTTCTTTGCGCTTCTATTTCAGCCGTGGGGACTTGTGTAGCAGTAGTGGACCATTACCCAGTGGTTAAAGATGAGCTGCACTTATGCCAGGGAGACATAATCAAGATTGAGGGATTTCTTTTCAGTACTCTGAACATGTTCATAGGAAGACACCTCACTAGTGGAGAGATAGGATTTGTTCACAAGGCCAGCGTAAAGCCTCAGAGCATTGAGCCTCTGTAAGTAAACAGTTCAACAATTTATATTCATAGATTCAGCATGTGCTCAAATGAATGACCTTctctttattttgtaaaaaccaTTTATCTAACGTGCCTCTCAACGATACTGACATACCGACTGAAAGCAACTAGCTGGCAAACGctattttattctgttgacCTTTGTGAATGTGCCTCTGTCTAGCTCGGGGTGATGAGGGTGTTGGAAGGGGGGCTAGTGGAGTTATGTGATGATGTGATGAAGCTATCCGAATGAGAGTCATGTGGCTGATAATGTTGTCTTTGTTGGCTTTGCACAGCGATGGACAATTGGTCTTTCTGAGTGAGGAGGAAAGGGCGGCCCTGTCTAAACTTAACCCCTGCTTTGAGCCCTGCCAGTCTGATGTACTGGCAAATCTTTTCTCCACTGACATAAGCACTGTGTATAGATTGGGTATGAGATAAAGCATTGTTTCTCTGGGAGATCTCAAATAATGTTTAAAGGAATATAGTTCATATTCAAGAAAGAAGTTCATGGCtaaatttgaatgttttttactCTTTCACACTGCAGATAGACTTGATGACTCTGATTTCACTTACATAAGAAATAATCCAAAGTCAGGTAAGCCTTTAAAGTTACTAAGATATTTTGCTACATTAATGCTTTTATGACTGCTGTTTTAAAACAACTTCCGACTGTATGGGATTAACAATTTACAATCACTAACTTCTTCATTTTGTGCAGTCATACCTTCCTACTCTCCGTCTCTTTCATTACATAATTTATGATGTACAATCAACAGTTCTGATATTTACTCTTTGTGTAATCTGCAGAGCAGAAATCTACAGTGGATCAAAGAAAAAGCACCATATCTGAAAAAAGTGATGCAACTCCCTACCACTCGTCCCCACGGCAATCACTCTATGCCTCTCGGAACCATCTGGACCGGGACTCTGAGGTCCTTTCTTTCAGCCTGGAGGACACCTTCAGAGAGATGGATGAATATGAGGAAGACCCTCCAAACTTCATGGATGAGGGTATCTGGGAGGCTGATGAAGCCGAAAGATGTGACCCAATTCTGACTCTTCTAAATCTGGAATATTTTCAGGACACATTTCAAACTCTTTACGATCTCTCCTACTCTTTCCTGGACACTTTCTTCCATGGCCTTCCAGAGGACGAGGTGCTTCAACATCTGGAAAACTTGCGAGAAGGAGCTAAGAAAGGCAGGATGCTCTGGGCCCACCGGCGAGCCTGCTTCCTTCTTGGCCGGCTGTGTGCCAAGAAACTGAAGTACTCGCAAGCACGAGTGTACTATGAGGAGGCTCTAAAGGTCCCTGTAAATGGTTTTGATGACAAGCCTCTTCTAATTGCCCTGTATACCAATCTCACTGCTGTTTACCTCAAACAGAAGATGATGGACAAGCTACCATTTACACTAGACAAGGCAAGTGCTCTAATTATGTGTCTACCTTGCCACACCTTCTGCTCTGTGGATGAGTTTGAGCTGCTCAAACCAATCATGCGCAAAGCCATAATTGAAAAAGACAAGTACCTAGAGGCACGGACATGCtacctctctctctgtctctttctccgTCTAAAGAAAATCGAGGATGCTTTACCTTTTGTAGAGAGACTTCAGTTCCTTACCATAACTCTGTCTGGGGAAGAAGGGAGGCCAATTGCCCCAGTTGATCTCAACTGGATGCTGTGCAGGCTTTATCATAAAAAGTATTTGCCCTACCTCACACTAGCTTCTTTAAGTCTAGACTCAGGGCAAGAGCATTCCTTGGATGATGCATTCCAGAAAATTGAACTCTTTATCAAGAACTCAGTCAGGCTTAATCCTCACTGGAAGGAAAGTACTTCTGTGCTTCCTGCACAGGTGGTGGTCTACCTTCAGCAGGCCTTGTCAATTGCTAGTCAAGGGGAAGACTTGCAGACTCAGAGGGACCTGTGCCTGAGCCTCGCTAGTGTTTACCAGCAGCATGGAGCTTTAGAGAAGGCCGTGCCCTTTGCCCAACAAGCAGCACAGACTGGAAGCCAAATTAACAAAGAGGAGGGCTTTGAGGCATCCATACTGCTGGCTTGGCTATTGGTGTTAACGGAGGAACCCATACAAGCTCAGAATACTCTGCAACCTATGCTTAAATGTTTGGATGAAACAGACAGTCCAACACAACGTGGTGTAGTTTACAACCTTCTAGCCCTGTGCCTCCGCAAACAGGACAGAGTCCAGGAGGCAgcaagaaactttttttgtgcTCTCCAGATCTCCCGAGAGAATGGGAACAAGCGTAACGAAGCTCTGGCGCTGGCTAACTTGGGCTGCTTGTCTCTATCTGTAGGGGCTTCAGGCCTAGCAGAGTGTTTCCTGCTCAATTCCCTGCACCTATTCCAGTTTCTCTCAGAGAGCCCCACAGATCAGGAGCACGTCCAGGCTTTGCTTTGGCTCGGCAGGAGCTACAAGGATAGAGGAGGGAGTCAGGAAGTCAGATTATGCTTTGAGATGGGCCTCCTTATTGCTATTAGTGCCAACAATCTGCACAGTAAGTACAAGATTTGACTTTTTTGGATTGCATCATGAAAGGTTGCATCTATACCTGATAACTATAGTAGCCCCagaaagtatttggacacttaagccacaattaaaatatataaatatatttgcattatatccaccttttttcccTGTTAGAACAGGCGCAGCCATTTATAAACTTTATTGGTCAgacttccggtctcatccgcatccagctatttttagctctacaaaacagcttgttttgctgcttgatattgcaaattggtgtgtcttgccatgttatttttatgtattatcttaattatgaacacactggtttgtagtgcaaacagttttaccctTTACCACATGTttttattcttctcgttatttctctatagcagataatgaactggaagtctcacccataggcttatttCCGccttgaagaaaaaggtggataacaaaatatcaaaataagtgGCATTTATTTAAGAGAAACATAGCACAAATTAATTACTGTAGTAAAATGAAGATTATAAACGTATTGTTCATATATACGAATACAAGTCTTGGACACCTCCTAGTTGGCAAATTTATggaatatgtttattattaatatgatatttattactAATATGACAAACTGCACTTTACTGGTTACTCTGCTAGGGCTTGAGGGCAAACTTGCAACCATGAAAAGTGACCTGAAAACAAACtggttaaaaatgaatgaaaaaatgacttaaaagtGAAGTTTGTTTTCAGATATTTGAAATTTTATATCTAATGCAATTAAgttcaaacatttttaagtgtgaCTTAAGTGTCCAAAAGACAGTCTATAACTACTTTTTGTGATCACCTAAATGATTTAAACATTCTGTATCTCACAGCCCTCAGTTATGAACGAACAGAGAATTAATGTTAagctaatatttaatttatagtgTATAATCTTCTTCCAAATGCAGGTCAAATGGTTGTGGCAAAAGTTCTAAGTCGGCATTACGCTGACTTGCTGCTGTACGGACAGTGTATTGTTTACTATGAGCACTGCGTGGGGCTGTGCAGAACGCTAAAGAATAAACAGCTGGAAGGAGAGTACCTGGAACTTCTCAGCAGCCTCTATCTCTCACTCAACACTGAGAAGTAAGAGCTAgtctaaacacaaaaaaaaaaaaaagcattattagCAATACTTTGACACATGATCCAGTGAATCAGcgaattcaaaaataaattatttatgaaaaaaccTTGCAGGTCATCAAGGAAGTCTCTTGATTATTCAAAGCAAAGCTTAAGGATCTCCATAGACCTGGGAAAAAGACAGGAAGAGTCTGAGACGTGGCTTCAAGTGGGCCGTATCTACTATCTGATCCATGAAGATGAACTGGCTGACATGTACCTACAGGTAAGACAAAGGACCAGGGTATTGCAAAAGGAGTTAATTATTGATTAGTGTTATCATTTTTTGCATAACCATTTGGAAAAGTATGCCACCAATTCTGGGACAGGTctaatcttaatatttttagcTCATTATTACTATATTGTATACATGTTTTTATCACCTGTTATAATTGTAACTTCTTTTTCCATAAACAACTGTTTACAGGCAGCAGTAAAAACAGCCCTGAAGATGAATGATCCATGCTTTGCTATGAGCATTTATGAGGAAGCAGGAGATGTGTTCTTCAAAGGACACAGAAACCAACTGGCTGCCTTACCTTTTTACAGGGTAAGCCTCACCTTGGGTTCACAATAGATGTTACCAAGACAGTTCGATAACAGTTAAGAAATGTAGTGAGTGAAATTAATCTAACTGCtgtgtttttcataaaaaagGATGGAAGCCTGCCATTTGCACG includes:
- the sh3tc2 gene encoding SH3 domain and tetratricopeptide repeat-containing protein 2 isoform X4; translation: MACCCCYCCPIPCLRNCFLFSDEEAEAEAEVEAEGISREIYWRRKETFSGSSTVSSAGERFSPDVVLLFSGRRRSGVAPDGALQEALRTRLRVVESNSQDVVQLFKDLSARLVSVHAEKDSFIITFKTVEEIWKFSTYLALGYVARCLENFLCDQSFWLDPALLSDVEICVTVDEDHLATLYLGLLLQEGTFFAKTLYNSDCKEEEEELTYRRNDLVMVKDIGQEAMWEGTLLSTGQHGLVPVHDMQPLPYPFYQWFLKKYPGNAGGIPVTEGLFNHPVAVGTCVAVVDHYPVVKDELHLCQGDIIKIEGFLFSTLNMFIGRHLTSGEIGFVHKASVKPQSIEPLDGQLVFLSEEERAALSKLNPCFEPCQSDVLANLFSTDISTVYRLDRLDDSDFTYIRNNPKSEQKSTVDQRKSTISEKSDATPYHSSPRQSLYASRNHLDRDSEVLSFSLEDTFREMDEYEEDPPNFMDEGIWEADEAERCDPILTLLNLEYFQDTFQTLYDLSYSFLDTFFHGLPEDEVLQHLENLREGAKKGRMLWAHRRACFLLGRLCAKKLKYSQARVYYEEALKVPVNGFDDKPLLIALYTNLTAVYLKQKMMDKLPFTLDKASALIMCLPCHTFCSVDEFELLKPIMRKAIIEKDKYLEARTCYLSLCLFLRLKKIEDALPFVERLQFLTITLSGEEGRPIAPVDLNWMLCRLYHKKYLPYLTLASLSLDSGQEHSLDDAFQKIELFIKNSVRLNPHWKESTSVLPAQVVVYLQQALSIASQGEDLQTQRDLCLSLASVYQQHGALEKAVPFAQQAAQTGSQINKEEGFEASILLAWLLVLTEEPIQAQNTLQPMLKCLDETDSPTQRGVVYNLLALCLRKQDRVQEAARNFFCALQISRENGNKRNEALALANLGCLSLSVGASGLAECFLLNSLHLFQFLSESPTDQEHVQALLWLGRSYKDRGGSQEVRLCFEMGLLIAISANNLHSQMVVAKVLSRHYADLLLYGQCIVYYEHCVGLCRTLKNKQLEGEYLELLSSLYLSLNTEKSSRKSLDYSKQSLRISIDLGKRQEESETWLQVGRIYYLIHEDELADMYLQAAVKTALKMNDPCFAMSIYEEAGDVFFKGHRNQLAALPFYRDGSLPFARSIKDVHSEFRLLSKITELLMKQKQYEEALQYATLAVQVSATTGVPLNERVSFHRLASVYFSLGKYEMAENYYLKSLSLCPTAIEHATEVRYYVKVYCRLADLTLYRLKDAFDAMGYFHLALAAAMEDKESLSTLYIIYMKLAEIHANYIPDAELSKSYMERAQSLKKELAGYTDSSDTEETHQDSAEAESDTHTKAGQSDSSSGTSTLTESSMTNTSLTINAQGESENILPNTSHKDDTDTNVPEETDVGPPDQTNPLAETSCADNTSLTSQSSLKEGLTIML